The Skermanella pratensis genome has a window encoding:
- a CDS encoding cytochrome b/b6 domain-containing protein has product MNEYDRGGPVRSVAVWDLPVRLFHWLLAAAVGTSWASGEFGWMRIHFLSGYLILTLLLFRLAWGFVGSRSARFSDFLKGPGAAFAHLRELRSSGSHGHPVLGHNPLGGWMVAALLLVLSVQAGSGLFTSDDILVDGPLVAHAGSAVVKLLSTVHRLAFNLILAMVAVHVAVIAGYLLFRGENLVRPMLTGRKIVPDGFTVDPPRQVGPLPAALVALIAVALVAALVTAA; this is encoded by the coding sequence ATGAACGAGTATGATAGGGGCGGCCCAGTGCGGTCCGTCGCAGTCTGGGACTTGCCGGTGCGCCTGTTCCATTGGCTGCTGGCGGCGGCGGTCGGGACCTCGTGGGCGAGCGGCGAATTCGGCTGGATGCGGATCCATTTCCTCAGCGGCTACCTGATCCTGACGCTGCTGCTGTTTCGGCTGGCCTGGGGCTTTGTGGGCAGCAGGTCAGCCCGGTTCAGCGATTTCCTGAAGGGGCCGGGCGCCGCGTTCGCGCATCTGCGCGAGTTGAGGTCTTCGGGCAGCCATGGCCACCCCGTGCTTGGCCACAATCCGCTGGGCGGCTGGATGGTCGCGGCACTACTCCTGGTCCTGTCGGTTCAGGCAGGAAGCGGCCTGTTCACCAGCGACGATATCCTGGTCGACGGGCCGCTGGTCGCCCATGCCGGAAGCGCCGTGGTGAAGCTGCTCAGCACGGTCCATCGCCTGGCTTTCAACCTGATCCTGGCGATGGTCGCGGTTCACGTCGCCGTCATCGCCGGCTATCTGCTTTTTCGGGGGGAGAACCTCGTCCGGCCGATGCTGACGGGGCGCAAGATCGTCCCGGACGGCTTCACCGTCGATCCGCCGCGCCAAGTGGGCCCGCTGCCGGCCGCCCTGGTCGCCTTGATCGCCGTGGCGCTGGTTGCGGCGCTGGTGACGGCCGCCTGA
- a CDS encoding response regulator encodes MRGRGRPGDPAHPGTDRHDALRRRYHGSFSRSGGSTAGSRDAGPPGRFPRRLDHPARPAPTQASLPEKAYRRRLCRPGLCDRAIVPGRSADAGLDVLLSWHRARQRFGRWSDWPDPDFRRRRRRTCRGRGLHGCSVRDAVPDRRSRSWAAAVARPVDLSGRLRPWPDHRPAEEEVPDPSRENSRFGLRSLRRLLERAGHTLLIAEDGNTALDLLHKGGLDVMLLDVQLRNPNALDLVRMYRFMRSEDAHLPIVGLVPGLTDPARKRCIAAGMNEVLPVPVEEFRLLEAVDRLGAAALSAREALETGVVASISAHPRFSTVAEPCIDEDALDALQSLDPDNGFLEDVIAVFLADGAELIDAMVKALNEGDVISFRDHADSLGSSSTHIGAIRLVKLLARCRDMPTRGFREEGNQKMLQIQDEFRRVRTALQSHVWTLHHSNFN; translated from the coding sequence ATGCGTGGACGAGGTCGTCCTGGCGATCCTGCGCATCCTGGGACTGACCGCCATGATGCTTTACGCCGCCGGTATCATGGCTCTTTCTCCCGTTCCGGAGGTTCAACGGCTGGAAGCCGCGATGCTGGTCCTCCAGGCAGGTTCCCTCGGCGGCTGGATCATCCTGCTCGACCTGCTCCGACGCAGGCAAGCCTGCCTGAAAAGGCGTATCGGCGCCGCTTGTGCCGACCTGGTTTGTGTGACCGCGCTATTGTGCCTGGGCGGTCCGCCGATGCAGGTCTGGATGTTCTGTTATCTTGGCATCGCGCTCGCCAGCGGTTTGGGCGATGGTCGGACTGGCCTGATCCTGACTTCCGCCGGCGGCGTCGCCGGACTTGCCGTGGTCGCGGCCTTCACGGGTGTTCTGTCCGAGACGCCGTTCCTGATCGTCGGAGTCGGAGTTGGGCTGCTGCTGTTGCCCGCCCAGTCGATCTTTCTGGCCGGCTCCGGCCTTGGCCGGACCATCGGCCCGCCGAAGAGGAGGTTCCGGATCCTTCTCGCGAGAACAGCCGATTCGGGTTGCGCAGCCTTCGCCGGCTGCTCGAACGTGCCGGACACACGTTACTCATCGCCGAGGACGGAAACACGGCCCTTGACCTGCTGCACAAGGGCGGCCTCGACGTCATGCTGCTCGACGTACAATTGCGAAATCCCAATGCCCTCGACCTCGTCCGCATGTACCGTTTCATGCGCTCGGAGGACGCGCATCTGCCGATCGTGGGGCTGGTGCCCGGGCTGACAGATCCGGCCCGCAAGCGGTGCATCGCCGCAGGAATGAACGAGGTGCTGCCGGTACCGGTCGAGGAGTTCCGGCTGCTCGAAGCGGTCGACCGTCTCGGCGCGGCAGCGCTCAGCGCCCGCGAGGCTCTGGAAACGGGCGTGGTCGCGTCGATCTCGGCACATCCCCGCTTCTCCACCGTCGCCGAGCCCTGCATCGACGAGGATGCGCTTGACGCGCTCCAGTCGCTGGACCCCGACAATGGTTTTCTGGAGGACGTCATCGCGGTTTTCCTTGCCGATGGTGCCGAACTGATCGATGCGATGGTCAAGGCATTGAACGAGGGGGATGTGATCAGCTTCCGGGATCACGCCGACTCGCTGGGAAGCAGTTCCACCCACATAGGTGCGATCCGCCTTGTCAAGTTACTGGCCCGATGTCGCGACATGCCGACCAGAGGCTTCCGAGAGGAAGGCAACCAAAAAATGCTGCAGATCCAGGATGAGTTCAGGCGCGTCCGTACTGCATTGCAGAGTCATGTCTGGACCCTGCATCACAGCAACTTCAACTGA
- a CDS encoding PhyR family response regulator anti-anti-sigma factor yields the protein MAQLPYMRRYGRALTGSTSLGDDLVTRAVEAALADPERYHLEGDEETATRRRLYALLNSLFDAQPGPSQAPEPAHPIEAALSSLPEFERRVFLLVSLEELPSAQAAEVIGVPVEQVREALGHAQNAMREQLVANILIVEDDAIIAYDLTETVLAMGHKVCGTAATMEEALATAAANQPSLALMDLRLAHGGSGITTAQALRESRALPIIFVTAFAEELKQRGLDYLGPVIKKPFTREQIERAITQAVFTPRPGDAKPTLAGRSVG from the coding sequence ATGGCTCAGTTGCCGTACATGCGACGCTACGGGCGCGCGCTCACCGGCTCCACGTCGCTCGGCGACGATCTGGTTACGCGCGCGGTGGAAGCGGCACTGGCCGACCCCGAGCGCTATCACCTGGAAGGCGACGAGGAAACGGCAACGCGGCGCCGGCTTTATGCGTTGCTCAACAGCCTGTTCGATGCCCAGCCCGGCCCGTCCCAGGCGCCGGAGCCCGCGCACCCGATCGAGGCGGCGCTGAGCAGCCTTCCGGAATTCGAACGCCGCGTCTTCCTGCTGGTCAGCCTGGAGGAATTGCCGTCGGCGCAGGCGGCAGAGGTGATCGGGGTGCCGGTGGAGCAGGTGCGTGAAGCACTCGGCCATGCCCAGAACGCCATGCGCGAACAGCTGGTCGCGAACATCCTGATCGTCGAGGACGACGCGATCATTGCCTATGACCTGACCGAGACCGTGTTGGCCATGGGCCACAAGGTCTGCGGCACCGCCGCCACGATGGAAGAGGCGCTGGCGACTGCCGCCGCCAACCAGCCGAGCCTGGCGCTGATGGACCTGCGCTTGGCGCATGGTGGCAGCGGCATCACCACGGCCCAGGCGCTGCGGGAGTCGCGGGCGTTGCCGATCATCTTCGTGACGGCGTTCGCCGAGGAACTCAAGCAGCGCGGCCTCGACTATCTGGGACCGGTCATCAAGAAGCCGTTCACCCGCGAGCAGATCGAGCGGGCGATCACCCAGGCCGTGTTCACCCCGCGCCCGGGCGATGCCAAGCCGACGCTGGCCGGCCGGTCCGTCGGATAG
- a CDS encoding response regulator, translating into MPIVVVVDDRRINLKILSKLAGSLAADIIVHAFADPVEALDWTASNCPDLCITDFKMPVLDGAAFIRRFRAQPDRTHVPVVVVTAFDDARLRRQALEAGADDFLLGPVDPLEFRARVRTLLTLRRQHLLLRGQGARATVARCRDLVEVLDTVPAMVSATGPDGRYQYVNRTYAAALGVTAERAVGRSPADLLPRDGGTRAMALDRRVAARGEPMTPFEEEVEMPDGVCRTLVTLKTPVRDRAGTIVRIVTVSMDVTARARTGDGEQA; encoded by the coding sequence ATGCCCATCGTCGTCGTCGTGGACGATCGCCGCATCAATTTGAAGATCCTTTCAAAGCTGGCCGGATCGCTGGCCGCTGACATCATCGTCCACGCCTTTGCCGATCCGGTGGAAGCGCTGGACTGGACCGCATCCAACTGTCCCGACCTTTGCATCACCGACTTCAAGATGCCGGTTCTGGACGGTGCCGCCTTCATCCGCCGTTTCCGGGCACAACCGGACCGCACGCATGTGCCGGTCGTGGTCGTCACCGCGTTCGACGACGCCCGGCTTCGCCGCCAGGCGCTGGAGGCGGGCGCGGACGATTTTCTGCTCGGCCCGGTCGACCCGTTGGAGTTCCGCGCCAGGGTGCGGACCCTGCTGACGCTGAGGCGGCAGCATCTGTTGCTGCGCGGGCAGGGAGCGAGAGCAACCGTGGCTCGTTGTCGCGACCTCGTTGAAGTACTGGACACGGTACCGGCCATGGTCTCCGCTACTGGACCGGATGGAAGATACCAGTACGTCAACCGCACTTACGCGGCTGCGCTCGGTGTCACGGCGGAACGGGCGGTCGGGCGATCTCCTGCGGATCTGCTGCCGCGCGACGGCGGGACCCGTGCCATGGCGCTGGACCGGCGTGTGGCCGCGCGGGGCGAACCTATGACGCCGTTCGAGGAGGAGGTCGAGATGCCCGATGGCGTGTGCCGCACCCTGGTTACGCTCAAGACACCCGTGCGTGACCGGGCCGGCACCATCGTGCGAATCGTCACGGTATCGATGGACGTGACCGCCCGTGCCCGCACCGGCGATGGAGAACAGGCATGA
- a CDS encoding glycosyltransferase family 4 protein yields the protein MLRHLSGRYRVHLGCFADDSIDRRQEGFVRQFCHSVFFARGCPPVAKGPGPAGLFGFNRPLRPGRDAGLSIWVERIWSERRPTRVLALCAAMAPYALMHPDLPARRVLDRSDIDGSPWGEDSATEHWRPAQGIWRWLQTRELRAMLLLDQHRLASWDASLLNSAPAVAKLRRLLPEVAGRIHHVPDGIDTVRFAPNDGRYAPPLPFGGRSILMAGALDGPADAEAAKWFAVEVLPRVRAVAPDCRLILATRDLGSGLPPPTACPGVTLATGVRDMRPWLAHAAVVVAPFSLPNPRPVLEAMAMGRPVVATPGALGGLREQIEQDLWLAAEPADIAEAVLAALYQPLGTAVGRAARARVLAYHSWEAGLARLDAVLEGRAMPCIERTRPMTMG from the coding sequence ATGCTGCGGCATCTTTCGGGGCGCTATCGGGTCCATCTCGGCTGCTTCGCGGACGACTCGATCGACCGGCGGCAGGAAGGCTTTGTCCGCCAGTTCTGCCACAGCGTATTCTTTGCCCGCGGTTGCCCGCCGGTAGCCAAGGGGCCGGGACCGGCGGGCCTGTTCGGATTCAACCGGCCTTTGCGGCCGGGCAGGGATGCGGGACTATCCATCTGGGTCGAGCGAATCTGGAGCGAGCGCCGTCCAACCCGTGTCCTGGCGCTCTGCGCCGCCATGGCGCCCTATGCCCTGATGCATCCCGACCTGCCGGCGCGCCGTGTCCTCGACCGTTCGGATATCGACGGCAGTCCCTGGGGAGAGGATTCCGCGACCGAACATTGGCGGCCCGCCCAGGGAATCTGGCGCTGGCTTCAGACCCGGGAACTGCGCGCGATGCTGCTTCTGGACCAGCACCGCCTGGCCTCCTGGGATGCCAGCCTGTTGAACTCGGCCCCGGCGGTTGCCAAACTCCGGCGATTGCTGCCCGAGGTCGCCGGCCGGATCCACCATGTTCCCGACGGCATCGATACCGTCCGGTTTGCGCCCAACGACGGCCGCTACGCCCCGCCGCTGCCGTTCGGCGGCCGCTCGATCCTGATGGCCGGCGCGCTGGACGGGCCGGCCGACGCCGAAGCGGCGAAGTGGTTCGCCGTCGAGGTCCTGCCCCGCGTGCGCGCCGTGGCGCCCGATTGCCGGCTGATCCTGGCGACCCGGGATCTCGGTTCCGGGCTGCCGCCACCCACGGCCTGTCCGGGCGTGACCCTGGCGACCGGCGTCCGCGACATGCGCCCCTGGCTCGCCCATGCCGCCGTCGTCGTGGCGCCGTTCAGCCTGCCCAACCCCCGTCCGGTGCTGGAGGCCATGGCGATGGGGCGTCCCGTCGTCGCGACGCCGGGCGCGCTCGGCGGCCTCCGCGAACAGATCGAGCAGGATCTCTGGCTTGCCGCGGAGCCGGCGGACATTGCCGAAGCCGTACTCGCCGCCCTGTATCAACCGCTGGGGACCGCGGTCGGGCGGGCCGCCCGGGCCCGCGTCCTGGCATATCACTCCTGGGAAGCGGGGCTGGCACGGCTCGACGCGGTTCTCGAAGGGCGCGCCATGCCCTGCATCGAGCGGACCCGTCCGATGACCATGGGGTGA
- a CDS encoding biotin transporter BioY: MKSLSPTHPTLLGTLAPGGSLIRAAGFALAGSLLLALSAKAQVPFWPVPMTMQSLVIMMLGMAYGSRLAMATVLLYLAQGMAGLPVFAGAGAGFAYMTGPTAGYLLGFVVAAGLIGWLAERGWDRSPVKAVAAMSIGHALLFIPGVAWLAVLFGMDKAVAVGLTPFVAATLLKTALGAALMHAAWTVVVRRSQNRD; this comes from the coding sequence ATGAAGTCACTCTCCCCGACCCACCCGACCCTGCTCGGCACGCTGGCACCCGGCGGAAGCCTGATCCGCGCTGCGGGGTTCGCGCTCGCCGGCAGCCTGCTTCTGGCCCTCTCGGCCAAGGCCCAGGTGCCGTTCTGGCCGGTCCCGATGACGATGCAGAGCCTGGTCATCATGATGCTGGGCATGGCTTATGGCAGCCGGCTCGCCATGGCGACCGTCCTGCTCTACCTCGCCCAGGGGATGGCCGGCCTGCCGGTCTTCGCCGGCGCCGGCGCCGGGTTCGCCTACATGACCGGACCGACCGCCGGTTACCTGCTCGGCTTCGTCGTGGCCGCCGGCCTGATCGGCTGGCTGGCCGAGCGCGGCTGGGATCGCAGCCCGGTCAAGGCCGTGGCCGCCATGTCGATCGGCCACGCCCTGCTGTTCATTCCCGGCGTCGCCTGGCTTGCCGTGCTGTTCGGGATGGACAAGGCCGTTGCCGTCGGCCTGACGCCCTTCGTAGCCGCGACGCTGCTGAAGACCGCCCTGGGCGCCGCACTGATGCACGCCGCCTGGACCGTGGTCGTCCGCCGGTCGCAGAACCGGGACTGA
- a CDS encoding c-type cytochrome — MRKSSIAAVAVIAGALLVGAGILSTGVQAADDPVKVRKEGFDGNKKAMGAIKKILEDGADLGGAATPAQSLASFAKQVPGLFPAGSDKGDTKAKPVIWTSFPDFAAKAQAFETETAKLVQVVASGDKAAVQKQFGAVGGTCKTCHDTYRSE, encoded by the coding sequence ATGCGGAAGAGCAGCATTGCCGCCGTGGCGGTCATCGCCGGCGCGCTCCTGGTCGGCGCCGGCATCCTGTCCACCGGCGTCCAGGCCGCCGACGATCCGGTGAAGGTCCGCAAGGAAGGCTTCGACGGCAACAAGAAGGCGATGGGAGCCATCAAGAAGATCCTGGAAGACGGCGCCGACCTGGGTGGCGCCGCCACCCCGGCGCAGTCCCTCGCCTCCTTCGCCAAGCAGGTGCCTGGCCTTTTCCCGGCCGGGTCCGACAAGGGCGACACCAAGGCCAAGCCGGTGATCTGGACCAGCTTCCCCGATTTTGCCGCAAAGGCCCAGGCGTTCGAAACCGAAACCGCCAAGCTCGTCCAGGTGGTCGCGTCCGGAGACAAGGCGGCGGTGCAGAAGCAGTTCGGGGCCGTCGGCGGAACCTGCAAGACCTGCCACGACACTTACCGGTCGGAATAA
- a CDS encoding DUF4170 domain-containing protein, giving the protein MPNKQLLHLVFGGQLVSPDSTEFVDPNKLHIVGIYPNYAEAYKAWRGAAAATIDDAHMRYFIVHMHRFLDPASDGDGHAH; this is encoded by the coding sequence GTGCCCAACAAGCAATTGCTTCACCTTGTTTTCGGCGGACAGCTGGTCAGCCCGGATTCGACCGAGTTCGTCGATCCGAACAAGCTTCACATCGTCGGCATCTATCCGAACTATGCCGAGGCTTATAAGGCGTGGCGCGGTGCCGCGGCGGCCACCATCGACGATGCGCACATGCGCTATTTCATCGTCCACATGCACAGGTTCCTCGACCCCGCGAGCGATGGGGACGGGCACGCCCACTGA
- a CDS encoding AMP-binding protein has translation MSQTSGSGDHRIPDPDPERGEAAPFDAFARNRLPPRSQWPELIFDQPEYRFDGPLNIAVELVDRHVREGRGCRPCLIEAESGRTTTYAELACRVDRIAGVLTGSFGLVPGNRVLLRSPNSPMLVACWLAVAKAGSIVVPTMPLLRARELGMICAKAEVRLALCDDRLLPELADLNAAGMGPVVLPFGELADRMAEQPPVFEACATDAGDICLIAFTSGTTGSPKAVVHFQRDLMAVTEGLPREILHAGPDDVFCAGSSLAFTYGLGAAILFPLRLGAASVLVESATPEALLDAVVEHGVSLLFSVPTGYRAMADLGQGRAFPTLRACISAAEALPRRTLDAWLAATGLPIIDTIGSTEMLHTFMANPPGAFRPGATGKPLSGYRAMVVDGEFRTLPAGQVGRLAVRGPVGCRYLDDPRQAEYVQHGWNMPGDAFLVDGDGYFWYRGRTDDMIVSSGYNISGVEVEEVLLEHPAVRECAVVASPDDRRGAVPKAFVVLSDGVRGDPELAAELQAFVRKNLARYKYPRLVEFMTTLPRTETGKIQRFKLRDLELERAAERTCHL, from the coding sequence ATGTCCCAGACGAGCGGCAGCGGCGATCATCGCATTCCCGATCCCGATCCCGAACGCGGCGAGGCGGCCCCGTTCGATGCGTTCGCGCGGAACAGGCTGCCGCCGCGGAGCCAGTGGCCGGAGTTGATTTTCGACCAGCCGGAATACCGCTTCGACGGTCCGCTCAATATCGCCGTCGAACTGGTCGACCGCCATGTGCGCGAGGGCCGCGGATGCCGTCCGTGCCTGATCGAGGCTGAGTCGGGACGCACGACCACCTATGCCGAGCTGGCCTGCCGGGTCGACCGCATCGCCGGAGTGCTGACCGGCAGTTTCGGCCTCGTTCCCGGCAACCGCGTCCTGCTGCGTTCTCCCAATTCGCCTATGCTGGTGGCTTGCTGGCTGGCGGTCGCGAAGGCCGGCAGCATCGTCGTCCCGACGATGCCTTTGTTGCGGGCCCGTGAGCTGGGCATGATCTGCGCCAAGGCCGAGGTGCGGCTGGCGCTCTGCGACGACCGGCTGCTGCCGGAGCTGGCCGACCTGAATGCCGCCGGGATGGGTCCGGTGGTGTTGCCGTTCGGCGAGCTGGCGGACCGGATGGCGGAGCAACCACCCGTTTTCGAAGCCTGCGCGACCGACGCCGGCGATATCTGCCTGATCGCCTTCACGTCCGGGACCACGGGCAGTCCCAAGGCCGTCGTGCATTTCCAGCGCGACCTGATGGCCGTCACGGAAGGGCTTCCGCGCGAGATCCTGCACGCTGGGCCCGACGACGTATTCTGCGCCGGATCCTCGCTGGCCTTCACCTATGGTCTCGGCGCCGCGATCCTGTTTCCGCTGCGGCTCGGTGCGGCCAGTGTCCTGGTCGAGTCGGCGACACCCGAGGCACTGCTCGACGCGGTGGTCGAGCACGGCGTATCACTGCTTTTCTCGGTGCCGACCGGCTATCGTGCCATGGCCGACCTGGGGCAGGGGCGGGCGTTTCCCACACTGCGTGCCTGTATTTCGGCGGCGGAGGCACTGCCGCGCCGGACCTTGGACGCCTGGCTCGCGGCGACCGGCCTGCCGATCATCGACACCATCGGCTCGACGGAGATGCTCCATACCTTCATGGCAAATCCCCCCGGAGCGTTCCGCCCTGGAGCCACGGGGAAACCCTTGTCGGGATACAGGGCGATGGTTGTGGACGGGGAGTTCCGTACGCTTCCTGCCGGACAGGTCGGGCGCCTGGCGGTCCGAGGCCCGGTCGGCTGCCGATATCTCGACGACCCGCGACAGGCGGAATATGTCCAGCATGGCTGGAACATGCCCGGAGACGCCTTCCTGGTCGATGGCGACGGCTATTTCTGGTACCGGGGCCGCACCGACGACATGATCGTTTCCTCCGGATATAATATTTCCGGCGTGGAGGTCGAGGAGGTGCTTCTGGAGCATCCCGCCGTGCGCGAATGCGCGGTCGTCGCTTCGCCGGACGACCGGCGGGGAGCCGTTCCCAAGGCTTTCGTAGTGCTGTCCGACGGCGTGCGGGGAGACCCCGAACTCGCGGCCGAACTTCAGGCTTTCGTGAGAAAAAACCTTGCGCGTTACAAATACCCGCGCTTGGTCGAATTCATGACCACGTTGCCGCGGACTGAAACGGGCAAGATCCAGCGTTTCAAGCTCCGTGACCTGGAGCTGGAACGCGCGGCCGAGAGAACCTGCCATCTGTAG
- a CDS encoding NifB/NifX family molybdenum-iron cluster-binding protein — MRFALTSLDLETVTPHAGRCRSFLVYEAEAGTEPVKVKDLFLADDQIFHVFEGDGPHPLDEVTVVITGNAREKFIRKCANRGIHAVLTSEMDPVAAVKGYFAGTLPGPAPLPEQCDHEH; from the coding sequence ATGCGCTTCGCCCTTACCAGCCTCGATCTGGAAACCGTCACTCCCCACGCCGGCCGGTGCCGGAGCTTCCTCGTCTACGAGGCCGAAGCGGGAACGGAGCCGGTCAAGGTCAAGGACCTGTTCCTTGCGGATGATCAGATTTTCCACGTCTTCGAGGGCGATGGTCCACATCCGCTCGACGAGGTTACCGTCGTGATCACGGGGAATGCCCGGGAGAAGTTCATCCGGAAATGCGCGAACCGCGGTATCCACGCCGTCCTGACCTCGGAAATGGACCCGGTCGCTGCGGTCAAGGGGTACTTTGCCGGCACGCTGCCTGGTCCGGCGCCGCTGCCGGAACAGTGTGATCACGAACACTGA
- the scpA gene encoding methylmalonyl-CoA mutase, translating into MVDFPKKTLADWTALATKDTGGASPDTLVWDTPEGIPVKPLYTADDLAGLELETLPGFAPYTRGPRATMYSHRPWTIRQYAGFSTAEESNKFYKQNLAAGQMGLSVAFDLATHRGYDSDHPRVVGDVGKAGVAIDSVEDMKLLFADIPLDKMTVSMTMNGAVLPVLAGYIVAAEEQGVSQDKLAGTIQNDILKEFMVRNTYIYPPTPSMRIVADIIEYTALNMPRFNSISISGYHMQEAGATAVQELAFTLADGLEYVRAAKSKGLKVDQFAPRLSFFFAIGMNFFMEIAKLRAARLLWARLMQKNFEPNDARSLALRTHCQTSGVSLTEQDPYNNIIRTTVEAMAAVLGGTQSLHTNAYDEALGLPTPFSARIARNTQLIIAEETGIPHVVDPLGGSYYIEALTNSLATHAQALIDEVEGLGGMTRAVESGMPKLKIEEAAAKRQARIDRAEEVVVGVNKYRVANPEKVDVLDIDNTVVREQQVARLQRIRASRDEAAWRASLDALTRAAKDGSGNLLDLAVKATRARATVGEISDALESVFTRHRAVIRSVSGVYGAAYEGDEGFATIQQEVRTFAEEEGRRPRMLVVKMGQDGHDRGAKVIATAFADIGFDVDVGPLFQTPDEAARQAIENDVHVIGVSSQAAGHKTLVPSLIEELKKAGSDDIIVVCGGVIPPQDYDFLLKSGVAAIYGPGTNIPKAAHEILGLLR; encoded by the coding sequence ATGGTCGATTTCCCCAAGAAGACGCTGGCCGACTGGACCGCGCTCGCCACCAAGGACACCGGCGGCGCCTCGCCCGACACGCTGGTCTGGGACACGCCGGAGGGCATCCCGGTCAAGCCGCTCTATACCGCCGACGACCTCGCCGGGCTGGAACTGGAGACCCTGCCGGGGTTCGCGCCGTACACGCGCGGGCCGCGCGCCACCATGTACTCCCACCGGCCCTGGACGATCCGCCAGTATGCCGGCTTCTCCACGGCGGAGGAGAGCAACAAGTTCTACAAGCAGAACCTCGCGGCCGGGCAGATGGGGCTGTCGGTCGCCTTCGACCTGGCGACCCACCGGGGCTATGACAGCGACCATCCGCGCGTGGTCGGCGACGTCGGCAAGGCCGGGGTGGCGATCGACAGTGTCGAGGACATGAAGCTTCTGTTCGCCGACATCCCGCTGGACAAGATGACGGTCTCGATGACCATGAACGGCGCCGTGCTGCCGGTCCTGGCGGGCTACATCGTCGCGGCGGAAGAGCAGGGAGTCAGCCAGGACAAGCTGGCCGGGACCATCCAGAACGACATCCTCAAGGAGTTCATGGTCCGCAACACCTACATCTACCCGCCGACTCCCAGCATGCGGATCGTCGCCGACATCATCGAGTACACGGCGCTGAACATGCCGCGATTCAACTCGATCTCGATCAGCGGCTACCACATGCAGGAGGCCGGAGCGACAGCGGTGCAGGAACTGGCCTTCACCCTGGCCGACGGGCTGGAATATGTGCGCGCGGCCAAGTCCAAGGGGTTGAAGGTCGATCAGTTCGCGCCGCGCCTGTCGTTCTTCTTCGCGATCGGCATGAACTTCTTCATGGAGATCGCGAAGCTGCGGGCCGCCCGCCTGCTGTGGGCGCGGCTGATGCAGAAGAATTTCGAGCCGAACGACGCGCGCTCCCTGGCGCTGCGCACCCATTGCCAGACTTCCGGCGTGTCGCTGACCGAGCAGGACCCCTACAACAACATCATCCGCACGACGGTGGAGGCCATGGCCGCCGTGCTGGGCGGCACCCAGTCGCTGCACACAAACGCCTATGACGAGGCGCTTGGCCTGCCGACCCCGTTCTCCGCCCGTATCGCCCGCAACACGCAGCTAATCATCGCGGAGGAGACCGGCATCCCCCACGTGGTCGATCCGCTCGGCGGCTCCTACTACATCGAGGCGCTGACCAACTCCCTGGCGACCCACGCCCAGGCGCTGATCGACGAGGTCGAAGGGCTGGGCGGCATGACCCGCGCGGTCGAGAGCGGCATGCCCAAGCTGAAGATCGAGGAAGCCGCCGCCAAGCGCCAGGCCCGCATCGACCGGGCGGAGGAGGTGGTGGTCGGCGTCAACAAGTACCGGGTCGCCAACCCCGAGAAGGTCGACGTGCTGGACATCGACAACACCGTGGTGCGCGAGCAGCAGGTGGCGCGACTCCAGCGGATCCGGGCGAGCCGGGACGAGGCGGCGTGGCGGGCCTCGCTCGACGCTTTGACCCGGGCGGCGAAGGACGGCAGCGGCAACCTGCTCGACCTGGCGGTCAAGGCGACCCGCGCCCGGGCGACGGTCGGCGAGATCTCCGACGCGCTGGAGTCGGTCTTCACCCGGCACCGCGCGGTGATCCGCTCGGTCAGCGGCGTCTACGGCGCGGCGTACGAGGGTGACGAAGGTTTCGCCACGATCCAGCAGGAGGTCAGGACCTTCGCCGAGGAGGAGGGGCGGCGTCCCCGCATGCTGGTGGTCAAGATGGGACAGGACGGTCACGACCGAGGCGCCAAGGTGATCGCGACCGCCTTCGCGGACATCGGCTTCGACGTCGATGTCGGGCCGCTGTTCCAGACTCCGGACGAGGCGGCCCGCCAGGCGATCGAGAACGACGTCCATGTCATCGGCGTATCCAGCCAGGCCGCGGGCCACAAGACCCTGGTCCCGTCGCTGATCGAGGAGTTGAAGAAAGCCGGCTCAGACGACATCATCGTGGTTTGCGGCGGCGTCATTCCGCCCCAGGATTATGATTTCCTGCTGAAGTCGGGCGTCGCGGCGATCTACGGCCCGGGCACCAACATCCCGAAGGCGGCCCACGAGATCCTTGGATTGCTCCGTTAG